In one window of Mercurialis annua linkage group LG4, ddMerAnnu1.2, whole genome shotgun sequence DNA:
- the LOC126677000 gene encoding alcohol dehydrogenase-like 3: MASPSELNSQAFNPSLTAGKIITCNAAVLKGPKQAFVLEKIEVDPPQRLEIRMKILYTSICHTDLSAWKGENEAQQAFPRILGHEAVGIVESVGEGVRELKEGDYVIPIFNGECGDCVYCKNETTNLCGKFRVNPFKSVMENDGKCRFRTEDGGALYHFLNTSTFTEYSVLDSACVVKIDSDSPLKKMSLLSCGVSTGVGAAWNVANVQAGSSVAVFGLGALGLAVAEGARIRGASKIIGVDINSDKFEKGRAIGMTDFINPKDSPKPVHERIREMSSGGVDYSFECVGNLEVLREAFLSSHDGWGKTVLVGIYATPQLLPLHPMELFDGRTITGTIFGHFKAKTHIPALVKDCITGVVNLDGFITHELPFEKINEAFGLLKDGKALRCLLHL, encoded by the exons ATGGCATCCCCAAGCGAATTGAACAGCCAAGCCTTCAATCCAAGCCTGACAGCCGGCAAAATCATCACTTGCAATG CTGCCGTTTTGAAAGGTCCAAAACAAGCTTTTGTACTGGAAAAGATTGAAGTGGATCCTCCGCAGAGATTGGAGATCCGGATGAAGATCCTCTATACCTCAATCTGTCACACTGATCTAAGCGCTTGGAAAGGAGAG AACGAAGCTCAGCAAGCGTTTCCTCGGATTCTGGGGCATGAAGCTGTCGG AATAGTGGAGAGCGTAGGAGAAGGAGTGCGAGAGCTGAAAGAAGGAGATTATGTGATACCCATTTTCAACGGAGAATGTGGAGACTGCGTCTACTGCAAAAATGAGACGACCAATCTGTGCGGAAAGTTCAGAGTGAACCCCTTCAAAAGCGTCATGGAAAACGACGGCAAGTGTAGATTTAGGACAGAAGATGGAGGAGCGTTGTACCATTTTCTCAACACTTCCACTTTCACAGAGTACTCAGTGCTCGACTCAGCTTGTGTAGTCAAGATCGATTCCGATTCCCCTCTCAAGAAAATGAGCCTGCTTAGCTGTGGGGTCTCTACAG GGGTAGGAGCTGCATGGAATGTTGCAAATGTCCAGGCTGGATCAAGCGTCGCCGTTTTTGGTTTGGGGGCATTAGGGCTTGCG GTTGCCGAAGGAGCACGTATAAGAGGAGCATCCAAAATAATAGGCGTTGACATCAACTCAGACAAATTCGAAAAAG GCAGAGCTATAGGGATGACAGATTTTATAAATCCGAAAGATAGTCCAAAGCCGGTGCATGAG AGAATTAGAGAGATGAGTAGCGGGGGCGTAGACTACAGCTTTGAATGTGTAGGGAACTTGGAAGTTCTTCGAGAAGCCTTCTTGTCGAGTCATGAT GGTTGGGGTAAGACTGTGTTAGTAGGAATTTATGCGACTCCGCAATTATTACCTCTACATCCAATGGAGTTGTTTGATGGGCGAACCATCACTGGAACTATCTTTGGTCACTTCAAAGCCAAGACTCACATTCCTGCTCTTGTCAAAGATTGCATCACCGGG GTGGTGAATCTAGATGGATTCATAACTCATGAACTACCCTTCGAAAAGATAAATGAAGCTTTTGGGCTGCTCAAGGATGGCAAGGCATTGAGGTGTCTTCTTCACCTTTGA
- the LOC126677001 gene encoding alcohol dehydrogenase-like 3 gives MAFNPSLTAGKVITCNAAVLRGPKQPFVVEKIEVEPPQEMEVRIKILYTSICHTDLSAWKGENEAQRAFPRILGHEAVGMVESVGEGVRDVKEGDYVIPVFNGECGDCAYCRRGSTNLCGNFRVNPFKSVMQNDGKCRFRTKEGEPLYHFLNTSTFTQYSVLDSACVVKIDSDSPLKKMSLLSCGVSTGVGAAWNVADVQPGSTVAIFGLGALGLAVAEGARVRGASKIIGVDISSEKFEKGKAVGMTDFINSKDDSKPAHERIRELSNGGVDYSFECVGNLGVLREAFLSSHDGWGKTVLVGIYASPQLLPIHPMELFDGRTITGTIFGDFKAKTQVPALAKDCMTGVVNLDGFITHELPFDKINQAFDLLKDGKALRCLLQL, from the exons ATGGCGTTCAATCCAAGTTTGACAGCGGGCAAGGTCATCACATGCAATG CTGCTGTTTTGAGAGGTCCAAAACAACCTTTTGTAGTGGAAAAGATTGAGGTTGAACCTCCACAGGAAATGGAGGTGAGGATTAAGATCCTCTATACTTCAATCTGTCATACTGATCTCAGCGCTTGGAAAGGGGAG AACGAAGCTCAGCGAGCGTTTCCACGAATTCTGGGGCATGAAGCTGTCGG AATGGTGGAGAGTGTAGGAGAAGGGGTGAGGGACGTGAAAGAAGGAGACTATGTGATACCCGTTTTCAACGGAGAATGTGGAGATTGCGCCTACTGCAGAAGAGGGAGCACCAATCTGTGCGGAAACTTCAGAGTGAACCCATTCAAGAGCGTCATGCAAAATGACGGCAAGTGTAGGTTTAGGACAAAGGAAGGAGAGCCACTGTATCATTTTCTCAACACTTCCACTTTCACACAATATTCAGTGCTGGACTCGGCTTGTGTGGTCAAGATTGATTCTGATTCCCCTCTCAAGAAAATGAGCTTGCTTAGCTGTGGGGTCTCTACAg GGGTAGGAGCAGCATGGAATGTTGCTGATGTCCAGCCTGGATCAACCGTTGCCATTTTCGGTTTGGGCGCATTAGGGCTCGCA GTGGCTGAAGGGGCACGAGTTAGAGGAGCATCCAAAATAATAGGTGTTGATATCTCCTCcgaaaaatttgaaaaag GCAAAGCTGTAGGAATGACAGATTTTATAAACTCGAAAGATGACTCAAAGCCGGCGCATGAA AGAATCAGAGAATTGAGCAATGGAGGCGTAGACTACAGCTTTGAATGCGTAGGAAACTTGGGAGTACTTCGAGAAGCCTTTTTATCAAGTCATGAT GGTTGGGGTAAGACTGTGTTAGTAGGAATTTATGCGAGTCCGCAATTGCTGCCCATACATCCGATGGAGTTGTTTGATGGACGAACCATCACTGGAACTATTTTTGGAGACTTCAAAGCCAAGACTCAAGTTCCTGCTCTTGCCAAAGATTGCATGACTGGG GTGGTGAATCTAGATGGATTCATAACTCATGAACTTCCCTTCGACAAGATCAACCAAGCTTTTGATCTGCTCAAGGATGGCAAGGCTTTGAGGTGTCTTCTTCAACTTTGA
- the LOC126677002 gene encoding polyadenylate-binding protein-interacting protein 11-like — MAIVENAGAELGIGVESSSSSSSSLDSTLSSNNHPLYMKAPVQPLANGIPQPPQNLQHQYGSHNRQRSNGSGGGADLQRDIRELQELFSKLNPLAEEFVPPSLANNNNNSFNYNNYHGLNVGFYANNNNNNNNTDSSFMLINDTGNGHLNGNSARRKKNYNQGKRRMNSRTSMAQREEIIRRTVYVSDIDQQITEEQLAALFVNCGQVVDCRICGDPNSVLRFAFIEFTNEDGANAALSLAGTMLGFYPVRVLPSKTAIAPVNPTFLPRSHDEREMCSRTIYCTNIDKKITQAEVKVFFQSVCGEVYRLRLLGDYHHSTRVAFVEFVMAESAIAALNCSGVVLGSLPIRVSPSKTPVRPRSPRLPMH; from the exons ATGGCGATTGTAGAAAATGCGGGTGCTGAATTAGGGATTGGTGTAGAATCAagctcatcatcatcatcaagtCTAGATTCAACTCTATCATCCAACAACCACCCACTTTACATGAAGGCTCCTGTTCAACCTCTGGCCAACGGAATTCCACAGCCGCCACAGAATCTGCAGCATCAGTATGGTTCTCATAATCGTCAGCGATCTAACGGCAGTGGCGGCGGAGCTGATTTACAGAGGGATATAAGAGAATTGCAGGAGTTGTTCTCTAAGCTAAACCCTTTGGCTGAGGAGTTTGTGCCTCCTTCACTTgctaacaacaacaacaacagctTTAACTATAATAATTATCATGGACTTAATGTAGGGTTTTATgctaacaacaacaacaacaacaacaacactgATTCTTCCTTTATGCTTATTAATGACACTGGAAATGGACATCTCAATGGAAACTCTGCTAGAAGG AAGAAAAACTACAATCAAGGGAAACGGAGGATGAACAGCAGGACAAGTATGGCCCAGAGGGAGGAGATAATTCGCAGGACAGTCTATGTGTCTGACATTGATCAGCAG ATCACTGAAGAGCAGCTTGCAGCTCTATTTGTTAACTGTGGGCAG GTTGTAGACTGTCGTATCTGTGGTGATCCCAATTCTGTTCTTCGGTTTGCCTTTATTGAGTTCACTAATGAAG ACGGTGCAAACGCTGCTTTGAGCCTCGCTGGGACCATGCTTGGATTTTATCCAGTGAGGGTGTTGCCTTCTAAGACCGCAATTGCGCCAGTTAATCCAACATTTTTACCAAGG TCTCATGATGAGCGCGAAATGTGTTCAAGAACTATCTACTGCACAAATATTGATAAGAAG ATTACTCAAGCAGAGGTTAAAGTCTTTTTTCAATCAGTGTGCGGAGAG GTTTATCGTTTGAGGCTGCTAGGGGACTATCATCATTCTACCCGTGTTGCTTTTGTTGAATTCGTGATG GCTGAAAGTGCAATTGCTGCTCTCAACTGCAGTGGTGTGGTTCTTGGATCATTGCCGATAAG GGTAAGCCCATCGAAGACACCAGTTCGCCCACGTTCTCCTCGACTTCCCATGCACTGA
- the LOC126678715 gene encoding uncharacterized protein LOC126678715 yields the protein MAEGEEVRVFIAEATWLESGLSLSLAVTASSSVKESWNNVAAMSSDDDRGRLKVLSKVDWILWSLWRARNNLIFNEEDTSPPEVLMAAAKLESSCSEAISRRPGDLLPSSMPGRRDRMQWEPHPPPPHHPIPTTWVWVPVWVCDHMGRVVNSHAKLFSHVNSPMTVEALALREALLLAERMNIIGPLFEGGTKSVINVMNLDSNIQMDAGLVV from the exons ATGGCGGAGGGAGAAGAAG TGAGAGTATTTATCGCTGAAGCCACATGGCTGGAATCTGGCTTATCCCTGTCCTTGGCGGTTACAGCATCCTCTTCAGTAAAGGAATCTTGGAATAACGTTGCAGCCATGTCCAGTGATGATGATAGGGGCCGTTTGAAGGTTTTATCAAAAGTCGACTGGATTCTATGGTCTCTATGGAGGGCTAGGAACAACTTGATCTTTAATGAGGAGGATACTAGCCCCCCAGAAGTTCTTATGGCTGCTGCTAAGCTTGAATCAAGTTGTTCTGAAGCTATAAGCCGAAGACCGGGAGACCTTTTGCCTTCGTCAATGCCAGGGAGAAGAGATAGGATGCAATGGGAACCCCACCCCCCACCCCCCCACCACCCCATT CCAACAACTTGGGTGTGGGTGCCTGTGTGGGTGTGTGACCATATGGGAAGAGTTGTAAATTCTCATGCCAAGCTATTTTCCCACGTAAACAGCCCCATGACAGTGGAAGCCCTTGCTCTTCGTGAAGCACTGTTACTTGCTGAGAGAATGAACATAATTGGACCGCTCTTTGAAGGGGGCACCAAGTCAGTCATTAATGTCATGAATTTAGACTCCAACATCCAGATGGATGCAGGCCTTGTAGTCTAA